In the genome of Syngnathoides biaculeatus isolate LvHL_M chromosome 14, ASM1980259v1, whole genome shotgun sequence, one region contains:
- the bard1 gene encoding BRCA1-associated RING domain protein 1 isoform X2, with translation MDTSAVGQTDDWKNTKEAVANFRRLLLCSKCSQLLKDPVCLGTCEHILCRSCAGPQAGEGCVVCRRPSWVKDIQINRQLNSIIQLFCGLESMLNLDGLPVTRAQKAGPVLKHKKNFKIWFSPRSRKVRCMVEKPPKVFIPDTKSLEKAAEPQPHDPVAEVTDLTVFNFTSSSQESDTASPTSRNINQNRKRTNGKIGSRKKTMKRSSKKQRRQMVKKKLDAVNKQWRITEVESTLVESEHLAEEFESRSKRRVSFLSPDVLADIHGLSMASNSPKCSFPAPFIPTLLCQNESDSFHYDPLPACDSTTPKKQATLYSPQHSPKLEGEAITLETTPKRPTASLSRGLKSLGHLSPAAINSSPSSRCNKIPQENGGESPPVPSIVGQKSPSPRASLGRCNSRSPAVVKKNHKGETPLHLAAIKGDVEDVKELLDLGADPNLKDNAGWTPLHEACNLGHLVVVKVLLSRGALLNTPGYENDSPLHDAVRNGHIAIVKLLLQFGASQSVLNLHGKRPADYAGSQEMLEVFQETPEEAQNGNTSITSPSSLSAVDSFAKQEEIVLFLSSKLSQTDQHQCAKLSRLLEGRITDSFTVSVSHIVVPEGPLPSTYSTLLGLLAGCWIVKYSSPTALRRLFLLPVGLL, from the exons ATGGATACCTCTGCTGTTGGGCAAACAGACGACTGGAAGAATACGAAGGAGGCTGTTGCCAACTTTCGACGACTACTACTTTGTTCAAAATG CTCACAGTTACTGAAGGATCCAGTTTGTCTGGGAACATGTGAGCATATCCTGTGCAG GTCCTGTGCAGGCCCACAGGCAGGTGAAGGCTGTGTGGTTTGTCGGAGACCTTCTTGGGTCAAAGACATCCAAATTAACAGGCAGCTCAACAGTATTATACAGCTCTTCTGTGGCTTGGAATCCATGTTGAATCTTGATGGACTACCAG TAACACGGGCACAAAAAGCGGGCCCCGTCTTAAAACATAAGAAGAACTTCAAGATCTGGTTCAGCCCTCGCAGCCGTAAAGTGCGTTGCATGGTGGAAAAACCTCCAAAAGTCTTCATACCTGATACTAAATCCTTGGAAAAAGCAGCTGAACCACAGCCTCATGATCCAGTGGCTGAAGTCACTGACCTGACAGTTTTCAACTTCACCTCATCCTCTCAAGAGTCTGACACCGCTTCTCCAACATCCCGCAATATCAACCAGAACAGGAAGAGAACAAATGGGAAGATTGGGAGcagaaagaaaacaatgaaaagatcATCAAAGAAACAGCGGCGACAGATGGTAAAGAAGAAGCTTGATGCTGTAAACAAGCAATGGAGAATTACTGAGGTAGAAAGTACCTTGGTGGAATCGGAACACCTTGCCGAAGAATTTGAAAGCAGGTCTAAAAGAAGGGTTTCCTTCCTCAGCCCTGATGTGTTAGCTGACATTCATGGCCTTTCTATGGCTAGCAATAGCCCAAAATGTAGCTTCCCTGCACCCTTCATCCCAACACTGCTTTGTCAGAATGAATCAGACAGTTTTCATTATGACCCACTGCCAGCCTGTGACTCTACCACCCCTAAAAAACAGGCCACACTATATTCTCCACAGCATTCCCCAAAACTAGAGGGCGAGGCCATTACCCTGGAGACCACACCGAAAAGGCCCACAGCTTCATTGAGCCGTGGTTTAAAGTCACTGGGTCACTTGTCTCCTGCTGCTATTAATTCTTCGCCCAGCTCAAGGTGTAACAAGATCCCGCAAGAAAATGGAGGAGAGAGTCCTCCCGTTCCAAGTATTGTGGGTCAAAAATCTCCCTCTCCTCGTGCTTCTCTGGGTCGCTGTAACTCAAGGAGCCCAGCCGTTGTGAAGAAGAACCACAAAGGAGAGACCCCGCTGCATTTGGCTGCTATAAAG GGGGATGTAGAGGATGTCAAGGAATTACTGGACCTGGGAGCAGACCCCAACCTGAAAGATAATGCAGGATGGACACCTTTG CATGAGGCATGTAACCTGGGTCATCTGGTAGTTGTGAAGGTGCTATTATCAAGAGGGGCACTGTTGAACACTCCTGGCTATGAAAATGACTCCCCACTTCATGATGCTGTACGAAATGGGCACATAGCCATCGTCAAATTGCTGCTACAGTTTGGAGCCTCACAGAGTGTGCT TAATCTTCATGGCAAGCGCCCTGCAGACTATGCTGGAAGTCAGGAGATGCTGGAGGTCTTCCAAGAAACACCTGAGGAAGCCCAAAATGGCAATACATCTATCACAAGCCCGTCCAGTCTCTCTGCG GTGGATAGTTTTGCAAAGCAAGAAGAAATCGTTTTGTTTCTGTCAAGCAAGCTGTCACAAACAGACCAGCATCAGTGTGCCAAGCTGAGCCGGCTTTTGGAGGGAAGGATAACAGACTCCTTCACTGTTTCAG TGAGCCATATTGTGGTGCCTGAAGGACCCTTGCCGAGCACTTATTCCACCCTTCTTGGACTTCTTGCAGGCTGCTGGATTGTTAAATACAGCT CTCCCACCGCTCTTCGACGGCtgtttcttcttcctgttgggCTCCTTTAA
- the bard1 gene encoding BRCA1-associated RING domain protein 1 isoform X1, whose amino-acid sequence MDTSAVGQTDDWKNTKEAVANFRRLLLCSKCSQLLKDPVCLGTCEHILCRSCAGPQAGEGCVVCRRPSWVKDIQINRQLNSIIQLFCGLESMLNLDGLPVTRAQKAGPVLKHKKNFKIWFSPRSRKVRCMVEKPPKVFIPDTKSLEKAAEPQPHDPVAEVTDLTVFNFTSSSQESDTASPTSRNINQNRKRTNGKIGSRKKTMKRSSKKQRRQMVKKKLDAVNKQWRITEVESTLVESEHLAEEFESRSKRRVSFLSPDVLADIHGLSMASNSPKCSFPAPFIPTLLCQNESDSFHYDPLPACDSTTPKKQATLYSPQHSPKLEGEAITLETTPKRPTASLSRGLKSLGHLSPAAINSSPSSRCNKIPQENGGESPPVPSIVGQKSPSPRASLGRCNSRSPAVVKKNHKGETPLHLAAIKGDVEDVKELLDLGADPNLKDNAGWTPLHEACNLGHLVVVKVLLSRGALLNTPGYENDSPLHDAVRNGHIAIVKLLLQFGASQSVLNLHGKRPADYAGSQEMLEVFQETPEEAQNGNTSITSPSSLSAVDSFAKQEEIVLFLSSKLSQTDQHQCAKLSRLLEGRITDSFTVSVSHIVVPEGPLPSTYSTLLGLLAGCWIVKYSWVQACLQAGKWMPENEHEAGEGPQRSRINRCSLLPPLFDGCFFFLLGSFKSPTKDKLAKLVRAGGGQLLSRQPKPDSDVTQTLSAAAYHALPGSDQALCTQYIIFDHQGPRKPAVLRRGKVWSAPSTWIIDCIVAYRLLPVPNLQSV is encoded by the exons ATGGATACCTCTGCTGTTGGGCAAACAGACGACTGGAAGAATACGAAGGAGGCTGTTGCCAACTTTCGACGACTACTACTTTGTTCAAAATG CTCACAGTTACTGAAGGATCCAGTTTGTCTGGGAACATGTGAGCATATCCTGTGCAG GTCCTGTGCAGGCCCACAGGCAGGTGAAGGCTGTGTGGTTTGTCGGAGACCTTCTTGGGTCAAAGACATCCAAATTAACAGGCAGCTCAACAGTATTATACAGCTCTTCTGTGGCTTGGAATCCATGTTGAATCTTGATGGACTACCAG TAACACGGGCACAAAAAGCGGGCCCCGTCTTAAAACATAAGAAGAACTTCAAGATCTGGTTCAGCCCTCGCAGCCGTAAAGTGCGTTGCATGGTGGAAAAACCTCCAAAAGTCTTCATACCTGATACTAAATCCTTGGAAAAAGCAGCTGAACCACAGCCTCATGATCCAGTGGCTGAAGTCACTGACCTGACAGTTTTCAACTTCACCTCATCCTCTCAAGAGTCTGACACCGCTTCTCCAACATCCCGCAATATCAACCAGAACAGGAAGAGAACAAATGGGAAGATTGGGAGcagaaagaaaacaatgaaaagatcATCAAAGAAACAGCGGCGACAGATGGTAAAGAAGAAGCTTGATGCTGTAAACAAGCAATGGAGAATTACTGAGGTAGAAAGTACCTTGGTGGAATCGGAACACCTTGCCGAAGAATTTGAAAGCAGGTCTAAAAGAAGGGTTTCCTTCCTCAGCCCTGATGTGTTAGCTGACATTCATGGCCTTTCTATGGCTAGCAATAGCCCAAAATGTAGCTTCCCTGCACCCTTCATCCCAACACTGCTTTGTCAGAATGAATCAGACAGTTTTCATTATGACCCACTGCCAGCCTGTGACTCTACCACCCCTAAAAAACAGGCCACACTATATTCTCCACAGCATTCCCCAAAACTAGAGGGCGAGGCCATTACCCTGGAGACCACACCGAAAAGGCCCACAGCTTCATTGAGCCGTGGTTTAAAGTCACTGGGTCACTTGTCTCCTGCTGCTATTAATTCTTCGCCCAGCTCAAGGTGTAACAAGATCCCGCAAGAAAATGGAGGAGAGAGTCCTCCCGTTCCAAGTATTGTGGGTCAAAAATCTCCCTCTCCTCGTGCTTCTCTGGGTCGCTGTAACTCAAGGAGCCCAGCCGTTGTGAAGAAGAACCACAAAGGAGAGACCCCGCTGCATTTGGCTGCTATAAAG GGGGATGTAGAGGATGTCAAGGAATTACTGGACCTGGGAGCAGACCCCAACCTGAAAGATAATGCAGGATGGACACCTTTG CATGAGGCATGTAACCTGGGTCATCTGGTAGTTGTGAAGGTGCTATTATCAAGAGGGGCACTGTTGAACACTCCTGGCTATGAAAATGACTCCCCACTTCATGATGCTGTACGAAATGGGCACATAGCCATCGTCAAATTGCTGCTACAGTTTGGAGCCTCACAGAGTGTGCT TAATCTTCATGGCAAGCGCCCTGCAGACTATGCTGGAAGTCAGGAGATGCTGGAGGTCTTCCAAGAAACACCTGAGGAAGCCCAAAATGGCAATACATCTATCACAAGCCCGTCCAGTCTCTCTGCG GTGGATAGTTTTGCAAAGCAAGAAGAAATCGTTTTGTTTCTGTCAAGCAAGCTGTCACAAACAGACCAGCATCAGTGTGCCAAGCTGAGCCGGCTTTTGGAGGGAAGGATAACAGACTCCTTCACTGTTTCAG TGAGCCATATTGTGGTGCCTGAAGGACCCTTGCCGAGCACTTATTCCACCCTTCTTGGACTTCTTGCAGGCTGCTGGATTGTTAAATACAGCT GGGTGCAGGCATGTCTGCAGGCAGGCAAATGGATGCCAGAAAACGAGCACGAAGCAGGAGAAGGCCCCCAGCGCAGTCGCATCAACCGCTGCAGCTTG CTCCCACCGCTCTTCGACGGCtgtttcttcttcctgttgggCTCCTTTAAGTCCCCTACGAAAGATAAACTGGCCAAGCTAGTTCGCGCTGGAGGAGGTCAACTCTTGAGTCGGCAGCCTAAACCCGACAGTGATGTGACTCAAACCCTCAGTGCTGCTGCCTACCACGCTTTGCCGGGATCTGACCAGGCTCTCTGCACCCAATACATCATCTTTGACCATCAGGGTCCTCGCAAGCCTGCTGTGCTTCGGAGGGGCAAAGTGTGGTCCGCTCCCTCCACCTGGATCATCGACTGTATAGTAGCTTACCGGCTCCTCCCTGTACCAAACCTTCAGTCAGTATAA